The Ictalurus punctatus breed USDA103 unplaced genomic scaffold, Coco_2.0 Super-Scaffold_100, whole genome shotgun sequence genome has a window encoding:
- the LOC128629654 gene encoding histone H3: MARTKQTARKSTGGKAPRKQLATKAARKSAPATGGVKKPHRYRPGTVALREIRRYQKSTELLIRKLPFQRLVREIAQDFKTDLRFQSSAVMALQEASEAYLVGLFEDTNLCAIHAKRVTIMPKDIQLARRIRGERA; the protein is encoded by the coding sequence AtggcaagaaccaagcagaccgCCCGTAAGTCCACCGGTGGCAAGGCGCCAAGGAAGCAGCTCGCTACTAAGGCTGCTCGCAAGAGTGCGCCGGCTACCGGCGGCGTGAAGAAGCCTCACCGTTACAGGCCCGGCACCGTGGCTCTGAGAGAGATCCGTCGTTATCAGAAGTCTACTGAGCTGCTCATCCGCAAGCTGCCCTTCCAGCGCCTGGTGCGAGAAATCGCTCAGGACTTCAAGACCGACTTGCGTTTCCAGAGCTCGGCCGTCATGGCCCTGCAGGAAGCGAGCGAGGCATACCTGGTCGGTCTGTTCGAGGACACCAATCTGTGCGCTATCCacgccaagagagtgaccatcatgcccaaggatattcagctggcccgccgtattcgcggagaacgcgcttaa